DNA from Marinagarivorans cellulosilyticus:
CAATATTTGTTTCTCCTATTGAGCGCGTGTCCGGTGCTGTGGGGGTTGTTCAGCGTGGCGCGACAGTAGCGGCTATGACGATGGTTGCTTTGAACCAGCATTCTTTTAAAGTCTCTGTGGTTGGAGAAGTCCCGCCGGCGATTGCGCGCAAAGTGGCTTCTTCTGTTGCTTATCAGGCGGGCCCTTAAGTGAGTGAGCGTTGGATTACAGAACGTGCCCGTGTGCTTACTGCGGATGCGGACGGTTTATCGTTGTGGGTGGCCGCAGACAAAGCTAGCGCTTGTGGTAGCTGTAAAGCTAAATCGGGCTGCGGCACCTCTATGCTTGCAAAGCTAGGGGCAAACCAAGTGGCAGTTAGAGCGCTGCTATCACCAGAATTAGCGTCGCAGACCTTTCGCGAGGGGCAAGATGTCGATCTCGCGGTTGATCGCAATGCGTTTGTTAAGGTGGCTTTGGTGATGTATTTAATTCCGTTGCTTGGCTTGATTAGCGGTGTGTTATTGGCACCTATTGTTAGTGCTAACGCCGGTGATGGGGTTGTTGCCACAGCTGCGCTGGTTGGCTTGTTCTTTGGCGGCTGGGTGGCTAATCGCATATTGTACCGCTGGCGAAACGACGAGCGTCTGCAACCGCTAGTTTTGCGTTCGAGCTTATCGCTTGATGAAGCTGTTGTGCACCTTACCTAAATCCCAACTCAGGCTAATGGTATTCATGGCATGAGCCTCTTAAATGAGATAGACTGCGCGCAATTTTCACCACCATTTCGGTGGTGTTCACCGTTTTTTCGAAGCAGGTTTTAATCTCAGTGACCGACTTAAGTCATATTCGTAATTTCTCGATCATTGCCCATATTGATCACGGTAAATCAACCATTGCCGACCGTTTTATCCAGCATTGTGGCGGCTTAACTGAGCGTGAGATGAACGTTCAGGTTTTAGACTCTATGGATATAGAGCGCGAACGCGGCATTACTATTAAGGCTCAAAGCGTCACGCTGCACTACAAAGCCCGAAACGGCAATATCTACCAACTTAACTTTATTGATACTCCCGGTCACGTTGATTTCTCTTATGAAGTTTCGCGCTCTTTGGCTGCGTGTGAAGGTGCGCTGTTGGTCGTGGATGCCGCGCAAGGTGTAGAGGCGCAGTCAGTTGCAAACTGCTATACCGCAATCGAGCAAAACCTCGAAGTGATCCCCGTGTTAAACAAAATGGACCTTCCGCAGGCCAATCCAGAAGCCGTAGCAGACGAAATCGAAAGCATCATTGGAATTGATGCTACTGATGCCGTGCGCTGTTCGGCCAAGAGTGGTTTGGGGATTGAAGATGTATTAGAGGTCTTGGTCACTTCTGTGCCACCACCGCAAGGTGATGTCGATGCACCGTTGCAGGCGCTTATTATTGACTCGTGGTTTGATAGTTACTTGGGTGTTGTTTCGCTTGTGCGGGTTAAGCAGGGCACCATTAAAGTTAAAGATAAAATCGTTTCCAAGACCATCGGTAAGTCACAAGTGGTTGATAGCGTTGGTGTTTTTACGCCGAAGCGACACGAAACCGGTGTGCTGCATGCAGGCGAGGTAGGTTTTATTGTTGCAGGCATTAAAGATATTCATGGCGCGCCAGTTGGGGATACCATCACCCATGCATCATCCCCAGATGTTAGTGCGTTGCCTGGATTTCAAAAGGTTAAGCCGCAGGTTTATGCGGGCTTATTCCCAGTAAGCTCGGACGATTATGAGAATTTCCGTGATGCTCTTTCTAAGCTAACGCTAAATGATGCCTCATTATTTTATGAGCCAGAAAGCTCAGATGCCTTGGGTTTTGGTTTTCGATGTGGCTTTTTGGGTATGCTCCATATGGAGATTATCCAAGAGCGTCTAGAGCGGGAGTACGATCTCGATCTGATTACAACGGCACCGACGGTTGTGTTTGAGGTGGAGTGTAATAACGGTGATGTGATTTACGTTGACAACCCATCAAAGCTGCCTGATTTGGGTACGATTAATGAGATGCGCGAGCCTATTGTGCAGGCTAACATCCTTGTCCCACAAACCTATTTAGGTGCTGTTATAACGCTGTGTATAGAAAAGCGCGGTATGCAGAAAGATATTCAGTATTTAGGGGCTCAGGTTCAAGTGGTCTACGAGCTGCCCATGAATGAAGTAGTTTTGGATTTCTTTGATCGCTTAAAGTCTGTCAGCCGAGGATATGCTTCGTTGGATTATAGCTTTCAGCGCTTTCAGGTCGCCAGCTTGGTGAGACTGGACGTGTTAATTAATAGCGAAAAAGTAGATGCCCTCGCATTAATTGTGCACCGTGATAAAGCGCATCAAAAAGGCCGAGCGTTGGCAGACAAAATGAAAGAGCTGATTCCACGCCAAATGTTCGATGTGGCGATACAAGCCGCTATTGGTGGCCAGGTGGTCGCGCGAACAACCGTTAAGGCATTGCGCAAAAACGTTACGGCTAAGTGTTATGGCGGTGATATTACGCGTAAGAAAAAACTATTAGAAAAACAAAAAGCCGGTAAAAAGCGTATGAAGCAAGTAGGGCGTGTGGAAATCCCTCAGGATGCGTTCTTGGCTGTGCTTAAAGTCGATAGCTAAAAGGGTCGTATTATGGATATAGATTTACCCCTCATTTTAATGGTCGCCGTTACTGTAACGGGTGTGATCTGGTTGTTGGATATCTTTGTCTTTGCGCGTAAACGTGAAAAGGAAGCTCGGGAGCCTGCGCTTGTAGAGTACTCAAAGTCTTTTTTTCCTGTTTTATTTTTGGTTTTCTTTTTGCGCTCCTTCTTGGTAGAACCGTTTCAAATTCCCTCTGGCTCGATGATCCCTACATTGCAAGTCGGCGATTATATTGCGGTGAATAAGTTTTCCTATGGTGTACGTATGCCTGTTTTTAGGACAAAGCTTTTTAATGTAACAGAGCCTAAGCGCGGTGATGTTGTGGTCTTTTTCCCGCCGAATGAGGATCGCTATTTCATTAAGCGCTTAGTGGGATTACCCGGCGATAAAATTCGCTATGTGAATCACGAACTCTTCATCAATGGTGAAAAGCAGCAGTACGACGAGCTAACGGCTGAAGAGTTCGCCGATATACCAGGCTCTAAAGAGGAAAAATTGTGCAGTTATCGTGGTGATGTTCTCAAAGTGGTTAAGGAAACGCTTGGTGAAAAAGTGCACAATGTGCAAAAATGCACTCAACCATCAAGCTTGAGCATTAACGGTAGTTGGGTTGTTCCTGAAGGTCATTATTTTATGATGGGGGATAACCGAGATAATAGTCGAGATAGCCGTGTTTGGGGGGCTGTACCGGAGAAAAACTTAGTCGGTAAAGCCTTTGCTGTTTGGATGCATTGGCCTGAACTTGCCAGTTTGCCTAGCTTCAGCCGTAGTGGTGCAATTCAGTAATTGTGCTTTTAAATGAATGCACTGCGGCACACAATAATAATGATTGTATTTTGAATGAGTAGGTCAGTGATGAATAACAAATCAAATCGATTACACCAATCACCCTTTAAACAGTCGGGCTACTCTGCTGCAGGTATTATTTTTGCGCTGTTACTGGCTACACTGTTATTTAAAGTCGCCTATGTTGTGGCGCCAGCTTATTACGATAATTACCTTGTGGTTGAAGGCCTAGAGGCGCTGGCAGAACGTCACCCTGATGATCTTAAAGATATTCGCAAAAGTGAAGTTAGTTCAGAGTTGAGCAAATATTACAGCCTTAACGGCGTGCGCAATGGTGTAATTACAAGTGCTTTAGAGGTCGAGCGTTTAAAAGAACGTACGATTATCAAAGTTGATTACGAAATTCGTACCAATTTTCTAGCTAATGCAGATATCGTTTTATCTTTTAAAAACCATTTAGATTCTTCAAAACCGGATGAATGTTGTACCCCGAGTGAAAAAAATTAATTTAGAACGACTGCAAAAAAGACTGGGCTATCAGTTTGTTGATGCCCAGTTACTACATACCGCCCTGACACACCGTAGTTTCTCTGCAAATCATAATGAGCGCCTAGAGTTCCTGGGCGACTCCATCTTAAATTTCACCATTGCTGAAGCTTTATTTGAGCGTTTTCCGCAGGCGCGGGAAGGGCAGCTGAGCCGTTTGCGTGCCCTGATGGTCAAAGGGGAAACCCTTGCTGAGATCGCGTTGGAATTTGATATCGG
Protein-coding regions in this window:
- the lepA gene encoding translation elongation factor 4, giving the protein MTDLSHIRNFSIIAHIDHGKSTIADRFIQHCGGLTEREMNVQVLDSMDIERERGITIKAQSVTLHYKARNGNIYQLNFIDTPGHVDFSYEVSRSLAACEGALLVVDAAQGVEAQSVANCYTAIEQNLEVIPVLNKMDLPQANPEAVADEIESIIGIDATDAVRCSAKSGLGIEDVLEVLVTSVPPPQGDVDAPLQALIIDSWFDSYLGVVSLVRVKQGTIKVKDKIVSKTIGKSQVVDSVGVFTPKRHETGVLHAGEVGFIVAGIKDIHGAPVGDTITHASSPDVSALPGFQKVKPQVYAGLFPVSSDDYENFRDALSKLTLNDASLFYEPESSDALGFGFRCGFLGMLHMEIIQERLEREYDLDLITTAPTVVFEVECNNGDVIYVDNPSKLPDLGTINEMREPIVQANILVPQTYLGAVITLCIEKRGMQKDIQYLGAQVQVVYELPMNEVVLDFFDRLKSVSRGYASLDYSFQRFQVASLVRLDVLINSEKVDALALIVHRDKAHQKGRALADKMKELIPRQMFDVAIQAAIGGQVVARTTVKALRKNVTAKCYGGDITRKKKLLEKQKAGKKRMKQVGRVEIPQDAFLAVLKVDS
- the lepB gene encoding signal peptidase I, which produces MDIDLPLILMVAVTVTGVIWLLDIFVFARKREKEAREPALVEYSKSFFPVLFLVFFLRSFLVEPFQIPSGSMIPTLQVGDYIAVNKFSYGVRMPVFRTKLFNVTEPKRGDVVVFFPPNEDRYFIKRLVGLPGDKIRYVNHELFINGEKQQYDELTAEEFADIPGSKEEKLCSYRGDVLKVVKETLGEKVHNVQKCTQPSSLSINGSWVVPEGHYFMMGDNRDNSRDSRVWGAVPEKNLVGKAFAVWMHWPELASLPSFSRSGAIQ
- a CDS encoding DUF4845 domain-containing protein — protein: MNNKSNRLHQSPFKQSGYSAAGIIFALLLATLLFKVAYVVAPAYYDNYLVVEGLEALAERHPDDLKDIRKSEVSSELSKYYSLNGVRNGVITSALEVERLKERTIIKVDYEIRTNFLANADIVLSFKNHLDSSKPDECCTPSEKN
- a CDS encoding SoxR reducing system RseC family protein, which encodes MSERWITERARVLTADADGLSLWVAADKASACGSCKAKSGCGTSMLAKLGANQVAVRALLSPELASQTFREGQDVDLAVDRNAFVKVALVMYLIPLLGLISGVLLAPIVSANAGDGVVATAALVGLFFGGWVANRILYRWRNDERLQPLVLRSSLSLDEAVVHLT